A genomic stretch from Budorcas taxicolor isolate Tak-1 chromosome 15, Takin1.1, whole genome shotgun sequence includes:
- the MMP7 gene encoding matrilysin: MPRKCKQAAMRLALLCAACLLPGSPALPLSPGPGGEGDPRWQLAQDYLKRFYSSDSKMKNASSLEVRLKRMEGFFHLPITGMLSPRIIEIMQKPRCGVPDVAEFSLFPNQPKWTSKVVTYRIMTYTSDLPHITVNQLVAKAFKIWSEVIPLTFTRVRWGTADIMIDFARRAHGDPYPFDGPGATLAHAFAPGPGLGGDAHFDEDERWTDASGIGINFLYVATHELGHSLGLSHSSDPDAVMYPTYSKEDSKNFKLSQDDINGIQKLYGKRNDSRKK; encoded by the exons ATGCCCCGTAAGTGCAAGCAGGCAGCTATGCGGCTGGCACTGCTGTGCGCCGCGTGCCTGCTGCCTGGCAGCCCGGCCCTGCCACTCAGCCCGGGCCCGGGAGGCGAGGGCGACCCGCGCTGGCAGCTGGCTCAG GACTATCTCAAGAGATTTTATTCATCTGACTCAAAAATGAAGAATGCCAGTAGTTTAGAAGTCAGACTCAAGCGGATGGAAGGATTCTTTCACCTTCCTATAACTGGAATGTTAAGCCCCCGTATTATAGAGATCATGCAGAAGCCCAGATGTGGAGTGCCGGATGTTGCAGAATTTTCGCTATTCCCAAATCAGCCAAAATGGACTTCCAAAGTAGTCACCTACAG GATCATGACATATACTTCAGACTTACCACATATCACAGTGAATCAACTAGTGGCCAAGGCCTTCAAAATATGGAGCGAAGTGATCCCACTGACGTTTACAAGAGTTAGATGGGGAACTGCTGATATCATGATTGACTTTGCAAGAAGAG CTCACGGGGACCCGTATCCCTTTGATGGGCCAGGAGCCACACTGGCTCACGCCTTTGCGCCTGGGCCAGGCCTGGGAGGAGATGCTCACTTCGATGAGGATGAACGCTGGACTGATGCTAGCGGGATAG GAATTAACTTCCTGTATGTTGCAACACACGAGCTTGGCCATTCCTTAGGTCTGAGTCATTCGTCTGATCCTGATGCTGTGATGTATCCAACCTACAGCAAAGAAGATTCCAAGAATTTCAAACTTTCACAGGATGATATCAATGGAATTCAGAAATTATACG GAAAGAGAAatgattcaagaaaaaaatag